The genomic region TTTGGCGGCATGTTATCTTTTGAACTTGCCCAAGAATACGATGCCTCTCTATTTCAAAAAGCATTAACGCTTATTAAACCATCCATGAGTCTGGCCGGTGTTGAAAGCACGGTACTATCGCCTACGCAAACTTCGCATTCCCTATTAAGCCCAGAGGAACGGGAGAACCAAGGTATAAAAGATGGACTGATCCGTTTTTCGGTAGGCATTGAAGAGCCAGAGGATTTGATAGCCGATGTAGAACAGGCATTAAAAAAAGTAAGGTCGACCAGTACGGTCACGACCCAATAGTCAATCCACCACAATTAAAATATATGAAATTAGATATATTGGCCTTTGGCGCACATCCTGATGATGTTGAACTAGGCGCGGGAGCCACTGTTGCCAAAGAGATTGAACAAGGTAAAAAAGTAGGTATTGTAGATCTAACGCGTGGCGAATTGGGTACAAGGGGTTCTGCCGAGATTCGCGACCAAGAAGCTCATAATGCAGCTAAGCTTTTGGGGGTTGCCGTTCGAGAAAATCTTGGTTTTGCCGACGGTTTTTTTGTTAATGACAAGGCCCATCAAATCGAAATCATAAAAATGATACGAAAATACCGACCCGAAATCGTTTTGTGCAATACCATAGATGACCGTCATATAGATCATGAAAAAGGCAGTAAACTCGTAAGTGACGCTTGCTTTTTAAGTGGCTTGATAAAAATAGATACAAAATTTGATGGCGAAGAAGAGTGGCAAGAGCCTTGGCGTCCCAAGGTAGTATACCACTACATTCAATGGAAGAACATAGAACCAGACTTTGTGGTAGATGTGTCAGGGTTTATAGACAGAAAGACCAAAGCTATCTTGGCCTATAGTTCCCAATTTTATGACCCTAAGAGCGATGAACCGGAAACCCCGATCAGTAGCAAGAACTTTATAGATAGTGTACATTATCGGGCCAGAGACCTTGGTAGGTTGATCGGTGTGGAGTTTGCCGAAGGTTTTACCGTTGAAAGGTTTGTAGCCGTAAAAAGTCTACAGGACTTGATTTAACCGGCTTTATTATATTTTTTGGTGGATTTTGGGACGGAAAAATAAAAAGTAGATCCTTTTCTGGGAATACTGTCCAACCATATTTTACCGCCATTGTTCTCGACCATTTCTTTACACAGCGAAAGGCCCAGACCCGTTCCCTTTTCATTATTTGTACCGTAGGTGGTTATGTTGCTATTGGAAGAAAATATTTTTTCCTGGATTTCCTTTTGCATTCCAACACCGGTATCTCTAATTGACACTATCCAACAATCGTTTTGTTCTTGGGCCTCAATGGTCACCATTCCGTTTTTCGGAGTGAACTTTAAAGCGTTGCTTATCAAATTCCTGATTACGATATCAATTTGATTGCTATCTGACCATGCCAGAGTGTTCTCCTGTACTTTGCTAATAAGTTTTATAGACTTGTTTTCGGCAATTTCGTTCAATAAATTAATATTTTCGGACACTAAATTTTCCAAGGCGACCAATGCCGGTCTGGTCACTGTGCCGTTCATTTGTGATTGCCCCCAGGACAATAAATTGTTCAGTGTAAAAGAAATATGGTCTATATCATCAGAAAGCTTGGGCATGAATTTCATGAATTCGGTTTCTTCGATCTCCCCATTTTTGAAAAGTTTCAACAAACCTTGCAATGCACCGACCGGCCCCCTTAGATCATGACCTATGATAGAGAAAAGCTTATCTTTTGTCTCATTCATGTCACGTAGTTCGGTTTCTCTTTTCTTAAGGGTGTCCCTTTTTGATTTCAGTTCTTTATTGAGCTTTTTTTGGATTTTAGTGCTTCGGTAAACCAAAAAGGTGGTGATCATAAATACGGCCAAAATAAGAAGTGCGGCATTAATATAACCTTGTTGTTTGGCCAATTCTTGTTTGTTCGAAGCTATTAAGTCCTCTTTTTGTTTTTCATAATCCATTTTCGTCTTCAGCATGGAAAGACTTTTTTGGGCTTCGCCTTTAGACAAAATTTCAGAGAGATCTTGGTAAATCTCATGAAATGTTAAGGCTTCATCATAATTACCACTTCTCTTTTCAATTTCGTATAACGTTTTGGAACATTCTTTTTGACCCTCAAGTGCCTTTATTTTTTTTGATATGGCATAACCTTCCAGGGCATATATTTTTGAGAGACTATCATTTTGTTTTCCCAATTGTGCTTTTGACATGCCGTTCAACAAATCTATCATGGCACGGTCATCATCTATTTTTTTGTGTAACAACTTACATTGTTCATACCAATATACCGCCCAAGTATACTTGGACTGCTTCAAATAAACATCACCTTTGACTTGATAGGAGTAGGCCAACCAATCCAATTTATCATGCTTTTCAAAAATGCGTATGCTTTTATTGATGTTGAACATGGCCAGATCGTAGTTTTGCATGTCTTTATACAACGATGCCAAGTTGCTCTTGGTCTCGGCCATGACTATGGGATCGCCGATTTCTTCATTTATGGTTATGATTTTTTGATACCATTCCAAAGCACTTTCGAAATCCTTTTGTGATAGGTACAGCCCTGCTATGTTTTCTGATAATATAGAAAGCATTAACTTATCATTGACTGTATGGGCCTTTTCAAGTGCCAATAAATAAATATTAAGGGCTTCGGCGTAATCGCCCATGTAGGCATACTCTCCTGCCAGTCCGTTTTGGACACGTATAATCAATTTGTGGTTGTGTATCGATTTTGCGATTTTTAAAGCTTTTCGGTAGTTTTCAATTGCCTTTTTTGAGTTGCCGTTATCGGAATAATGCATACCAATTTCAATAAGAGAAAGAATCTCTCCCGATTTATAATTTGCCCTTTCACTTAGCTTTAATGCATTTTTGGATATTGTGAAAGCACTATCGGGATTATAGTACCGAAACTCTTTGGCCAAATCGTTGAGCAGGTTAATGTAAGAAGTATCTTTTAGACTAAACTTGGGTGTTTCTTGTATTGCCTTGATTTTTGCCCTCAGGTCTTTAGATATATTTTCTTGGCCAAAGCCAAAAAGGGGAAGCCACAAAGCTATGAGCAAAAGGAAACAGAATTTCCTCAGGTCGCTAAATGGTGGGTAAGTTATTTTATACTTAGTTAATGGCATCATGATACTAATACCGTAAAACTAATTTCTTATCATGGCTATTAATAATTAATGTTGTGAAACGCCATTTTTTGTGTGTTTTACCCTAAAAAAGTAGCATTTCATCGATATTTTTGAATTTCATAGGAATAGTTGTAAGATGTAGCGTGGGAATTCAATGATACTATTTTGTTTTATTTTTGAAAATAATTTTTCTTTTTTTTTGAAACATAAGTTTAAAAAAATTACATTTGCACCCGCTTAAATGGTGGTTGTAGCTCAGCTGGTTAGAGCATCGGTTTGTGGTACCGAGGGTCGCGGGTTCGAATCCCGTCTTCCACCCTAAAAGTAAAGCCTCGTCACTAGTGACGAGGCTTTTTTTGGTTATGAAACGTTTTTTTTTGCTTATTGAGCTGCCTTATCCACAACAACACGGGCATTGCGATTGGCCACCTCCCATGCAGTGTAAAATACTAGGCGCGTTCTATTTTGCAGCAGGTCATAGTTTATTTTATCCGGGGTATCTCCCGGTCTATGGTAATCATCGTGGGTGCCATTAAAATAAAAAATTATCGGAATATTGTTTTTGGCAAAATTGTAATGGTCGCTCCTGTAATAAAAGCGATTAGGGTCGTTTTCATCGTTGTATGTATAGTCCAACTCAAGATTTACGTATTTTTTGTTCACTTCTTCGGATAATTCATGCAACTCGGTACTCAACTTATCTGAGCCGATCAGATAGATATAATTTCTATCTCCCTCGCGCTTTGGGTCAATTCTTCCTATCATATCAATATTTAAATTGGCCACTGTATTGGCCAAAGGAAAAATAGGTTCCACATCTGTATAATATTGAGACCCCAGAAGCCCTTTCTCCTCTCCGGTTACGTGAAGAAAAACAATAGACCTTTTGGGGCCATTGCCCGCATCGGCCGCTTTTTTGAAGGCCTCTGCGATTTCCAGTAAAGCTACGGTTCCGGAGCCATCATCATCGGCACCATTGTTAATGGCACCGCTGGCC from Costertonia aggregata harbors:
- the bshB1 gene encoding bacillithiol biosynthesis deacetylase BshB1 — translated: MKLDILAFGAHPDDVELGAGATVAKEIEQGKKVGIVDLTRGELGTRGSAEIRDQEAHNAAKLLGVAVRENLGFADGFFVNDKAHQIEIIKMIRKYRPEIVLCNTIDDRHIDHEKGSKLVSDACFLSGLIKIDTKFDGEEEWQEPWRPKVVYHYIQWKNIEPDFVVDVSGFIDRKTKAILAYSSQFYDPKSDEPETPISSKNFIDSVHYRARDLGRLIGVEFAEGFTVERFVAVKSLQDLI
- a CDS encoding tetratricopeptide repeat-containing sensor histidine kinase, which encodes MLIALWLPLFGFGQENISKDLRAKIKAIQETPKFSLKDTSYINLLNDLAKEFRYYNPDSAFTISKNALKLSERANYKSGEILSLIEIGMHYSDNGNSKKAIENYRKALKIAKSIHNHKLIIRVQNGLAGEYAYMGDYAEALNIYLLALEKAHTVNDKLMLSILSENIAGLYLSQKDFESALEWYQKIITINEEIGDPIVMAETKSNLASLYKDMQNYDLAMFNINKSIRIFEKHDKLDWLAYSYQVKGDVYLKQSKYTWAVYWYEQCKLLHKKIDDDRAMIDLLNGMSKAQLGKQNDSLSKIYALEGYAISKKIKALEGQKECSKTLYEIEKRSGNYDEALTFHEIYQDLSEILSKGEAQKSLSMLKTKMDYEKQKEDLIASNKQELAKQQGYINAALLILAVFMITTFLVYRSTKIQKKLNKELKSKRDTLKKRETELRDMNETKDKLFSIIGHDLRGPVGALQGLLKLFKNGEIEETEFMKFMPKLSDDIDHISFTLNNLLSWGQSQMNGTVTRPALVALENLVSENINLLNEIAENKSIKLISKVQENTLAWSDSNQIDIVIRNLISNALKFTPKNGMVTIEAQEQNDCWIVSIRDTGVGMQKEIQEKIFSSNSNITTYGTNNEKGTGLGLSLCKEMVENNGGKIWLDSIPRKGSTFYFSVPKSTKKYNKAG